One genomic region from Rosa rugosa chromosome 1, drRosRugo1.1, whole genome shotgun sequence encodes:
- the LOC133726324 gene encoding probable mitochondrial saccharopine dehydrogenase-like oxidoreductase At5g39410 has translation MSDLPNPLYDFIILGASGFTGKHVVKESLKFLNTPSSPLKSLALAGRNPAKLSQTLNWATGPNPPPSIPILTADTTDPPSLRRLCSQTRLILNCVGPFRLYGEPVVAACVETGCDYLDICGEPEFMERMEASYFDKAAEKGSLVISACGFDSVPAEFGLMFNSRQWVGAAVPSRVEAYVSLESEKRIVGNFGTFESAVLGVANADKLMKLRRSRPKKPRPEIPASPPSKGPTIEHQKKIGLWAVKLPSADSTVVRRTLGALTENPGGLPGRNESDEHIKKREAFWSTVKPAHFGMKIGTKSLLGIFRIMTVGIFIGLLGQFSFGRWLLLKYPPFFSVGWFRKQGPSDEEVRSASFKMWFVGRGFSDRSLASQGNTKPDMEIVTRVMGPEVGYITTPIILLQCALTVLSQRDNLPKGGVLPPGIVFGPTDLQEKLQENGITFDVISKNVISH, from the exons ATGTCAGACCTCCCCAACCCTCTCTACGATTTCATCATCCTCGGCGCCTCCGGCTTCACCGGAAAGCACGTCGTGAAAGAAAGCCTCAAGTTCCTCAACACCCCATCTTCACCTCTCAAGTCTCTAGCTTTAGCCGGCCGCAACCCCGCAAAGCTCTCCCAAACTCTCAACTGGGCCACCGGCCCAAACCCACCTCCCTCCATTCCCATCCTCACCGCCGACACCACCGATCCTCCGTCCCTCCGCCGCCTCTGCTCCCAGACCCGCCTCATCCTCAACTGCGTGGGCCCCTTCCGCCTCTACGGCGAGCCCGTCGTTGCCGCGTGTGTTGAGACCGGCTGTGATTATCTCGACATATGCGGAGAGCCGGAGTTCATGGAGAGGATGGAGGCCAGTTATTTCGATAAAGCGGCGGAGAAGGGCTCGTTGGTCATTTCGGCTTGTGGGTTCGACTCTGTTCCGGCGGAGTTTGGGTTGATGTTTAACTCGAGGCAGTGGGTGGGGGCGGCAGTGCCGAGTAGGGTGGAGGCTTATGTGAGCTTGGAGTCCGAGAAGAGAATTGTTGGCAACTTCGGGACGTTTGAGTCGGCGGTGTTGGGTGTGGCTAATGCGGATAAGTTGATGAAGCTCCGGCGGTCCAGACCTAAAAAGCCGAGGCCCGAG ATTCCTGCTTCTCCTCCTTCCAAAGGACCGACTATTGAACACCAGAAAAAGATCGGCCTTTGGGCTGTGAAGCTACCTTCAGCAGATTCTACCGTTGTACGAAGAACACTTGGAGCTCTGACCGAAAATCCCGGCGGTCTTCCAGGGAGGAATGAGAGTGATGAACACATTAAAAAAAGAGAAGCCTTCTGGTCAACAGTGAAGCCAGCTCATTTCGGGATGAAGATAGGCACCAAGTCTCTGTTGGGCATTTTTCGGATCATGACAGTTGGAATCTTTATTGGGCTCTTGGGTCAGTTTTCCTTTGGGAGGTGGCTTCTCTTAAAGTATCCCCCATTTTTCAGTGTTGGATGGTTCAGGAAGCAGGGTCCCTCCGATGAGGAGGTGAGAAGTGCATCTTTTAAGATGTGGTTTGTTGGACGTGGTTTCAGCGACAGGAGTCTTGCTTCTCAGGGAAACACAAAACCTGATATGGAAATAGTAACAAGAGTTATGGGACCTGAAGTTGGCTACATAACAACCCCGATAATTCTACTTCAGTGTGCACTTACTGTTCTGAGCCAACGCGACAATCTTCCAAAGGGAGGAGTTCTCCCACCTGGGATTGTATTTGGCCCAACTGATCTCCAAGAAAAGCTACAAGAAAATGGAATTACTTTTGATGTTATTTCAAAGAATGTTATTTCTCATTAA
- the LOC133726325 gene encoding probable mitochondrial saccharopine dehydrogenase-like oxidoreductase At5g39410, translated as MSDLPNPLYDFIILGASGFTGKYVVKEALKFLNTPSSPLKSLALAGRNPAKLSQTLNWATGPNPPPSIPILTADTTDPPSLRRLCSQTRLILNCVGPFRLYGEPVVAACVETGCDYLDICGEPEFMERMEASYFDKAAEKGSLVISACGFDSVPAEFGLMFNSRQWVGAAVPNRVEAYVSLESEKRLVLNFGTFESAVLGVANADKLELRRSRPKKPRSEIPGPPPSKGPTIEHQKKIGLWAVKLPSADTIVVRRTLGALTENPGGLPGRNESDEHIKKREAFWSTVKPAYFGVKIGTKSLLGIFRMIIIGIFLGLLGQFSFGRWLLLKYPSFFSVGWFRKQGPSDEEVRSASFKMWFVGHGFSDRSLASQGNTKPDTEIVTRVMGPEVGYITTPIILLQCALIVLSQRDNLPRGGVLPPGIVFGPTDLQEKLQENGVTFDVISKNVISH; from the exons ATGTCAGACCTCCCCAACCCTCTCTACGATTTCATCATTCTCGGCGCCTCCGGCTTCACCGGAAAGTACGTCGTGAAAGAAGCCCTCAAGTTCCTCAACACCCCGTCTTCACCTCTCAAGTCTCTGGCTTTAGCCGGCCGCAACCCCGCAAAGCTCTCCCAAACTCTCAACTGGGCGACCGGCCCAAACCCACCTCCCTCCATTCCCATCCTCACCGCCGACACCACCGACCCTCCGTCCCTCCGCCGCCTCTGCTCCCAAACCCGCCTCATCCTCAACTGCGTGGGCCCCTTCCGCCTCTACGGCGAGCCCGTCGTCGCCGCGTGCGTTGAGACCGGCTGTGATTATCTCGACATATGCGGAGAGCCGGAGTTCATGGAGAGGATGGAGGCCAGTTATTTTGATAAGGCGGCGGAGAAGGGCTCGTTGGTCATTTCGGCTTGTGGGTTCGACTCTGTTCCGGCGGAGTTTGGGTTGATGTTTAACTCGAGGCAGTGGGTGGGGGCGGCGGTGCCGAATAGGGTGGAGGCTTATGTGAGCTTGGAGTCTGAGAAGAGACTTGTTTTGAACTTCGGGACGTTTGAGTCGGCGGTGTTGGGTGTGGCTAATGCGGATAAGTTGGAGCTCCGGCGGTCCAGACCTAAAAAGCCGAGGTCGGAG ATTCCTGGTCCTCCTCCTTCTAAAGGACCAACTATTGAACACCAGAAAAAGATTGGCCTTTGGGCTGTGAAGCTACCTTCAGCAGATACTATCGTTGTACGAAGAACACTTGGAGCTCTGACTGAAAATCCCGGTGGTCTTCCAGGGAGGAATGAGAGTGATGAACACATTAAAAAAAGAGAAGCCTTCTGGTCAACAGTGAAGCCAGCTTATTTCGGAGTGAAGATAGGCACCAAGTCTCTGCTGGGCATTTTTCGGATGATAATAATTGGAATCTTTCTTGGGCTCTTGGGTCAGTTTTCCTTTGGGAGGTGGCTTCTCTTAAAGTATCCCTCATTTTTCAGTGTTGGATGGTTCAGGAAGCAGGGTCCCTCCGATGAGGAGGTGAGAAGTGCTTCTTTTAAGATGTGGTTTGTTGGACATGGTTTCAGCGACAGGAGTCTTGCTTCTCAGGGAAACACAAAACCTGATACGGAAATAGTAACAAGAGTTATGGGACCTGAAGTTGGCTACATAACAACCCCGATAATTCTACTTCAGTGTGCACTTATTGTTCTGAGCCAACGCGATAACCTTCCAAGGGGAGGAGTTCTCCCACCTGGGATTGTATTTGGCCCAACTGATCTCCAAGAAAAGCTACAAGAAAATGGAGTTACTTTTGATGTTATTTCAAAGAATGTTATTTCTCATTAA